The following coding sequences are from one Acidimicrobiales bacterium window:
- a CDS encoding alpha/beta fold hydrolase has product MGNADLPSGIQLCHEAFGDTADPALLLVHGLGSQLLLWEEGFCQGLAATGFHVIRYDQRDSGLSTVLDEGTAYSLSDMAADAVGLLDHLGEGDAHVVGLSLGGMVAQVLAAEHPGRCRSLVSMASSTGDRRFGRPTDTALEALVAPAPEDPVLAVEKDLADRRLWASVWHDDDHARAVFAAYADRKVQSRSAWERQARASFEQGSREDLLATIEVPTLVLHGTADTLITLGGGRRTAEVIPGAELVVVEGWGHDMAPGAWPQLIDAISTHCHRVDGIN; this is encoded by the coding sequence GTGGGAAACGCCGATCTGCCCTCGGGCATACAGCTCTGCCACGAGGCCTTCGGCGATACGGCCGACCCCGCACTGCTGCTGGTGCACGGCCTCGGCAGCCAGCTCCTCCTCTGGGAGGAGGGCTTCTGCCAGGGCCTCGCCGCCACCGGATTCCACGTCATCCGGTACGACCAGCGCGACAGCGGGCTTTCGACGGTGCTCGACGAGGGCACGGCGTACTCGTTGTCCGACATGGCCGCCGACGCCGTGGGGCTGCTGGACCACCTGGGGGAGGGCGACGCCCATGTCGTCGGGCTGTCGCTGGGCGGGATGGTTGCCCAGGTCCTGGCCGCCGAACACCCGGGCCGGTGCCGCAGCCTGGTGTCGATGGCGTCCAGCACCGGCGACCGCCGGTTCGGACGACCCACGGATACCGCCCTCGAGGCCCTGGTCGCCCCGGCCCCGGAGGACCCGGTGCTTGCCGTCGAGAAGGACCTGGCCGACCGGCGGCTGTGGGCCAGCGTCTGGCATGACGACGACCACGCCAGGGCGGTGTTCGCGGCGTACGCGGACCGGAAGGTCCAGTCGCGGTCGGCTTGGGAACGACAGGCCCGAGCCTCCTTCGAGCAGGGCTCCCGGGAGGACCTCCTCGCCACCATCGAGGTCCCGACCCTCGTGCTCCACGGCACCGCCGACACCCTCATCACGCTCGGCGGCGGCCGTCGTACCGCCGAGGTCATCCCCGGTGCTGAGCTGGTGGTGGTCGAGGGATGGGGCCACGACATGGCACCGGGGGCCTGGCCACAGCTGATCGACGCCATCTCGACCCACTGCCACCGGGTCGACGGCATCAACTGA